One genomic window of Mus caroli chromosome 12, CAROLI_EIJ_v1.1, whole genome shotgun sequence includes the following:
- the Max gene encoding protein max isoform X7 gives MTSSGRMLFWSNKGKARADQVLCSWGIHFSSSLMEDASKRKFRALEKARSSAQLQTNYPSSDNSLYTNAKGGTISAFDGGSDSSSESEPEEPQSRKKLRMEAS, from the exons ATGACCTCAAGCGGCAGAATGCTCTTCTGGAGCAACAAG GGGAAAGCGAGAGCTGATCAAGTTCTTTGTTCCTGGGGAAttcacttctcttcctccctcatggAAGATGCAAGTAAAAGGAAAT TCCGTGCACTGGAGAAGGCAAGATCAAGTGCCCAACTGCAGACCAACTATCCCTCCTCAGACAACAGCCTCTACACCAACGCCAAGGGCGGCACCATCTCTGCCTTCGATGGGGGTTCAGACTCCAGCTCAGAGTCCGAGCCTGAAGAGCCCCAGAGCAGGAAGAAACTCCGGATGGAGGCCAGCTAA